CGTACCCCTTCTTGAAAGCTTTCCAGAAGTAGAATGTTcagtttcttctcttcttctcttcttctttggtcTGCTAGGCATCATTTTAATTGGTGGGGATTCAATTGGTGGATTGGTAGATGTTGGCCACATCTGCATGTTTGGCATAGGTTGGATGAATATTGAATATGCCTTCAGATAGGTGGATTTGTGGTACTAATGAGATATGTAGTTAATTGGGTCAATGTTCTTGAAATGCATAGCAGCAATTGCATGAGCACAAGGGATACCCTTCAGCATCCATGACCTGCATGTACAAGTTTGAGCTTGCATATTCACACAATACTTCAGCACCACTCTTAATGAGGTATCCTCAACCTCATTGCCATATTCACCATTCCACTTGATTGTACACCTCATAGATTGGGCCATGTTATCCTGATACACCTTCATAGCAATTGGGGATATATCACATATCCATGTATATGCAAACTCCCTCAATTTTCCTATTCTCTCCATCATCTTCACTCTAATTTCCTCCAACATTGTGATAATTGTCTTGTACCGAGCAGCAAGTATCCAAGCCTTAAATGTCTCACACATATTGTTGTCAATTATATCACATTTCCTGTCACAGTTGAAGTATGCTCTGCACCAGGTTTCATTGTTATACCTCAAGAGGCTCTCACATATCCCATTCCCA
This sequence is a window from Nicotiana sylvestris chromosome 3, ASM39365v2, whole genome shotgun sequence. Protein-coding genes within it:
- the LOC104211562 gene encoding uncharacterized protein, translating into MSDMQKGLLKVVSEVLPESEHRWCARHILANWSKDWRGLERRNNFWRCARASCVVELNFHLDSLNMLGNGICESLLRYNNETWCRAYFNCDRKCDIIDNNMCETFKAWILAARYKTIITMLEEIRVKMMERIGKLREFAYTWICDISPIAMKVYQDNMAQSMRCTIKWNGEYGNEVEDTSLRVVLKYCVNMQAQTCTCRSWMLKGIPCAHAIAAMHFKNIDPINYISH